A genomic segment from Alistipes senegalensis JC50 encodes:
- a CDS encoding ferredoxin family protein, whose amino-acid sequence MKNTEIVLRTYDCTGCGRCVEACRRGVLRLADNGQCRFVQVADAARCAGCRACERSCRNKAIVIRKIEPRKTAPKHILRGALPIVLALALALPWSSDPEAWQAVNYWKIFGLLVLFHLIFCHLQIPEFLKNNNKP is encoded by the coding sequence ATGAAAAACACCGAAATCGTACTCCGCACCTACGACTGCACGGGATGCGGACGCTGTGTCGAAGCATGCCGCCGCGGAGTTCTCCGCCTGGCCGACAACGGACAATGCCGCTTCGTGCAAGTCGCCGACGCCGCACGCTGCGCGGGATGCCGCGCCTGCGAACGCTCCTGCCGCAACAAAGCCATCGTCATCCGCAAGATCGAACCCCGCAAAACCGCCCCGAAACACATTCTGCGAGGAGCGTTGCCCATCGTTCTTGCCCTGGCGCTCGCGCTGCCGTGGTCGTCTGACCCCGAAGCATGGCAGGCGGTCAACTACTGGAAAATATTCGGGCTGCTGGTATTGTTCCACCTGATATTCTGCCATTTACAAATCCCGGAATTTCTGAAAAACAACAACAAACCATGA
- the deoC gene encoding deoxyribose-phosphate aldolase → MEYANHLNEYAPAWSAEQVDTEVARIRQVARARNHNTEVYKFCYSAIDITTLSCNDSVTSVTEFARKTVEFYQKYPHIPNVASICIYPAFVETVGLAVDGTPMKITSVAGGFPAAQTFLEVKALEVAMAVENGADEVDIVLNVGRMLTGEYDEAANEVEVIRTEMDEDVVLKVIIESGALKTPELIRKASLLSMLAGADFVKTSTGKIDVAATPEAAVVMCQAIKDYFEKTGRKVGFKAAGGVRTPEDAALYYTIVEEILGKEWLTTDLFRIGASSAANNLLSAIEGKEIKYY, encoded by the coding sequence ATGGAATACGCCAACCATCTGAATGAATACGCTCCAGCATGGAGCGCCGAACAGGTAGACACCGAAGTCGCCCGCATCCGTCAGGTCGCCCGGGCACGCAACCACAATACCGAAGTCTATAAATTCTGCTATTCGGCCATCGACATCACGACGCTGTCGTGCAACGATTCGGTGACCTCCGTCACGGAGTTCGCCCGCAAGACCGTGGAGTTTTACCAGAAATATCCGCATATCCCCAACGTGGCGTCGATCTGCATCTACCCCGCATTCGTGGAGACCGTGGGGCTGGCCGTGGACGGTACGCCGATGAAGATCACGAGCGTCGCGGGCGGATTCCCCGCAGCGCAGACGTTCCTCGAAGTGAAGGCCCTCGAAGTGGCGATGGCCGTGGAAAACGGCGCCGACGAGGTGGACATCGTGCTGAACGTGGGCCGCATGCTCACGGGCGAGTACGACGAAGCGGCCAACGAGGTGGAGGTAATCCGCACGGAGATGGACGAGGATGTGGTGCTGAAGGTGATCATCGAGTCGGGTGCGCTGAAAACCCCCGAACTGATCCGCAAGGCTTCGCTGCTGTCGATGCTGGCTGGAGCCGATTTCGTGAAGACCTCGACGGGCAAGATCGACGTGGCCGCAACCCCCGAAGCCGCCGTGGTGATGTGCCAGGCCATCAAGGACTATTTCGAAAAGACGGGCCGCAAGGTCGGATTCAAGGCCGCGGGCGGTGTCCGCACGCCCGAAGACGCCGCGCTCTACTACACCATCGTCGAGGAGATCCTCGGCAAGGAGTGGCTCACGACGGACCTGTTCCGCATCGGCGCCTCCTCGGCCGCCAACAACCTCCTTTCGGCTATCGAGGGCAAGGAAATCAAGTACTATTAG
- the pnp gene encoding polyribonucleotide nucleotidyltransferase codes for MEEKKLYNAVRKTIALADGRQIEIETGKLAKQADGSVVVKMGDTMLLGTVVAAKDAKPDTDFMPLQVEYKEKYASIGRYPGGFMKREGRANDSEILVARLIDRALRPLFPADYHAEVYVTVTLISADKDIQPDALAGLAASAALAVSDIPFGGPISEVRVARIDGEYVINPNYSDMEKVDLDIMVGGTIDNILMVEGEMKEVSEEVMLGAIKFAHEEIKKHCAVQIELSKELGKDVKRTYCHEVNDEELRQTIIKELYDKAYAIATSGTMKHEREDKFNALEAEFAARYSEEELVEKAPLIHKYFHDDVQKKAMRNMILDEGKRLDGRKTDEIRPIWCEVGYLPAAHGSAIFTRGETQSLTTVTLGTKLDEKVKDEVLVQGTEQFVLHYNFPPFSTGEAKAARGLSRREIGHGHLAWRALKPMIPLGDENPYAVRVVSDILESNGSSSMATVCAGTLALMDAGVKIKKPVSGIAMGLISDSETGKWAVLSDILGDEDHLGDMDFKVTGTKDGITATQMDIKVDGLSYEVLAAALEQARKGRMHILGKLTECIAEPRADYKPCVPRIVQITIPQDMIGSVIGPGGKVIQDIQKTTNTTITITENNNLGYVDIFGIDKAALDGALARIKAIVAIPEVGETYHGKIRSIVAFGAFVEIMPGKDALLHISEIDYKRFETMEETGLKEGDEIDVKLIGVDPKTNKLKLSRKALLPKPEGYVERERRPRPERGERGERRDRGERRERHEHKED; via the coding sequence ATGGAAGAAAAGAAGCTGTACAACGCAGTCCGCAAAACGATCGCGCTGGCCGACGGACGCCAGATCGAGATCGAAACGGGCAAACTGGCCAAGCAGGCCGACGGCTCGGTCGTCGTCAAGATGGGCGACACGATGCTCCTCGGCACCGTGGTGGCCGCCAAGGATGCAAAACCCGACACCGATTTCATGCCCTTGCAGGTAGAGTACAAGGAGAAGTACGCCTCCATAGGCCGCTATCCCGGCGGCTTCATGAAGCGCGAAGGCCGCGCCAACGACAGCGAAATCCTCGTCGCACGGCTGATCGACCGCGCGCTCCGCCCCCTGTTCCCCGCAGACTACCACGCCGAAGTCTATGTGACGGTCACCCTCATCTCGGCCGACAAGGACATTCAGCCCGACGCACTGGCCGGACTGGCCGCATCGGCCGCGCTGGCCGTGTCGGACATCCCGTTCGGCGGCCCCATCTCGGAGGTCCGCGTGGCCCGCATCGACGGTGAGTACGTCATCAACCCCAACTACTCGGACATGGAGAAGGTAGACCTCGACATCATGGTCGGAGGTACGATCGACAATATCCTGATGGTCGAGGGCGAGATGAAGGAGGTTTCGGAAGAGGTCATGCTCGGCGCCATCAAGTTCGCGCACGAGGAGATCAAGAAGCACTGCGCCGTACAGATCGAGCTTTCGAAGGAGCTGGGCAAGGACGTGAAGCGCACCTACTGCCACGAGGTCAACGACGAAGAGCTTCGCCAGACGATCATCAAGGAGCTCTATGACAAGGCTTACGCCATTGCCACGAGCGGTACGATGAAGCACGAGCGCGAGGATAAGTTCAACGCCCTCGAAGCCGAGTTCGCGGCCCGCTACTCGGAGGAGGAGCTCGTGGAGAAGGCCCCGCTGATCCACAAATATTTCCACGACGACGTGCAGAAGAAGGCCATGCGCAACATGATCCTCGACGAGGGCAAGCGCCTCGACGGCCGCAAGACCGACGAGATCCGCCCGATCTGGTGCGAGGTGGGCTACCTGCCCGCAGCCCACGGCTCGGCGATCTTCACCCGCGGCGAAACCCAGTCGCTCACGACCGTGACGCTCGGCACGAAACTCGACGAGAAGGTCAAGGACGAAGTGCTCGTGCAGGGCACCGAGCAATTCGTGCTCCACTATAACTTCCCGCCCTTCTCGACGGGCGAGGCCAAGGCCGCACGCGGCCTGAGCCGCCGCGAGATCGGCCACGGCCACCTGGCATGGCGCGCCCTGAAGCCGATGATCCCGCTGGGCGACGAAAACCCCTACGCCGTGCGCGTCGTGTCGGACATCCTCGAATCGAACGGCTCGTCGTCGATGGCGACGGTCTGCGCCGGAACCCTCGCGCTGATGGACGCCGGCGTGAAGATCAAGAAACCCGTGTCGGGCATCGCCATGGGTCTGATCTCCGACTCCGAGACCGGCAAGTGGGCCGTGCTGTCGGACATTCTGGGCGATGAAGACCACCTGGGCGACATGGACTTCAAGGTGACGGGCACCAAGGACGGCATCACCGCCACGCAGATGGACATCAAGGTGGACGGACTCTCCTACGAGGTGCTGGCCGCCGCATTGGAGCAGGCCCGCAAAGGCCGCATGCACATCCTCGGCAAACTCACCGAGTGCATCGCCGAGCCGCGCGCGGACTACAAGCCCTGCGTGCCGCGCATCGTACAGATCACCATCCCGCAGGATATGATCGGTTCGGTGATCGGCCCGGGCGGAAAGGTCATTCAGGACATTCAGAAGACCACGAACACCACCATCACCATCACCGAGAACAACAATCTGGGCTATGTCGATATCTTCGGCATCGACAAGGCGGCTCTCGACGGCGCTCTGGCGCGCATCAAGGCGATCGTGGCCATTCCCGAGGTGGGCGAGACGTACCACGGCAAAATCCGTTCGATCGTGGCGTTCGGCGCCTTCGTCGAGATCATGCCCGGCAAGGATGCCCTGCTCCACATCTCGGAGATCGACTACAAGCGTTTCGAGACCATGGAGGAGACCGGTCTGAAAGAGGGCGACGAGATCGATGTCAAGCTGATCGGCGTAGACCCCAAGACCAACAAACTCAAGCTGTCGCGCAAGGCGCTGCTTCCCAAGCCCGAAGGCTATGTGGAGCGGGAACGCCGCCCGCGTCCCGAACGCGGAGAGCGCGGCGAACGCCGCGACCGCGGGGAACGCCGGGAGCGCCATGAACACAAGGAGGACTAA
- the rpsO gene encoding 30S ribosomal protein S15 gives MAYLTAEKKQELFGQYGKSNTDTGSPESQIALFSYRISHLTNHLKSNKHDFGTQRALLRLVGKRRQLLEYLKEVDIERYRAIVKTLNLRK, from the coding sequence ATGGCTTATTTAACAGCTGAGAAAAAGCAGGAGCTTTTCGGCCAGTACGGCAAGTCTAACACCGACACGGGTTCGCCCGAGAGTCAGATCGCGTTGTTTTCCTACCGTATCAGCCACCTTACGAACCACCTCAAAAGCAACAAGCACGACTTCGGAACCCAGCGCGCACTGCTGCGTCTGGTAGGTAAGCGCCGCCAGTTGCTGGAGTACCTCAAGGAGGTCGATATCGAGCGCTACCGCGCAATCGTCAAGACACTCAATCTCCGCAAGTAG
- a CDS encoding FAD:protein FMN transferase, with protein MLKKGICGVLAALVAAAFWSCGRRPAYVSVDGVMLGTTLHVAADVRGVSPQELYAAVMELDREAKASMSIYDPASLLSRLNRNETDSVDSHIAFNLRLADSIGSLSGGRYDVTVKPLVEAWGFAGKERVERPNVDSILEFVGREKVRIEAGRLVKDDPRVQLDFNSVAKGYVVDLLAALVEKYGAENYIVDVGGEVRCRGVNPRGDAWRIGIETPFDGNMTNGEYLQKRVRMHDGGLATSGNYRRFYLDAEGNKIAHTIDPRTGCSAVSRLLSVTVAAPTCAEADALGTMFLAMGADDALAAAAAMPEAKVYFILAGDGDEYEEYVSPAMEALILQ; from the coding sequence ATGTTGAAAAAGGGTATCTGCGGAGTCTTGGCCGCACTTGTCGCGGCCGCTTTCTGGAGCTGCGGGCGGCGTCCCGCCTACGTCTCGGTGGACGGGGTGATGCTGGGCACGACGCTGCACGTCGCGGCCGACGTGCGGGGCGTCTCGCCGCAGGAGCTTTACGCCGCGGTCATGGAGCTCGACCGCGAGGCCAAGGCGTCGATGTCGATCTACGACCCCGCGTCGCTGTTGAGCCGTCTGAACCGCAACGAAACCGACAGCGTTGACAGCCATATCGCCTTCAACCTCCGTCTGGCCGACAGCATCGGTTCGCTGAGCGGCGGCCGCTACGACGTGACCGTCAAACCGCTGGTCGAGGCGTGGGGATTCGCCGGGAAGGAGCGCGTCGAGCGCCCGAACGTCGATTCGATCCTCGAATTCGTGGGGCGGGAGAAGGTGCGCATCGAGGCGGGGCGGCTGGTGAAGGACGATCCCCGCGTGCAGCTCGATTTCAATTCCGTGGCCAAAGGCTACGTCGTCGATCTGCTGGCGGCGCTGGTCGAAAAATATGGCGCCGAGAATTATATCGTCGATGTCGGCGGCGAGGTCCGCTGCCGGGGCGTCAACCCCCGGGGCGATGCGTGGCGCATCGGCATCGAAACCCCCTTCGACGGCAACATGACCAACGGCGAGTATCTTCAGAAACGGGTGCGGATGCACGACGGCGGGCTGGCCACCTCGGGCAACTACCGCCGTTTCTACCTCGATGCCGAGGGGAACAAGATCGCCCACACGATCGACCCCCGCACGGGATGCAGCGCCGTTTCGCGCCTGCTGTCGGTGACGGTCGCGGCTCCGACCTGCGCCGAGGCCGACGCCCTGGGGACCATGTTCCTGGCGATGGGCGCCGACGATGCGCTGGCCGCGGCGGCCGCCATGCCGGAGGCGAAGGTCTATTTCATCCTCGCGGGCGACGGCGACGAATACGAGGAGTATGTTTCGCCGGCTATGGAAGCGTTGATCCTGCAATAA
- a CDS encoding diacylglycerol/lipid kinase family protein, whose amino-acid sequence MKQAVFLYNTQSGKGKIARNVEGICTVFRAYGYEIEPRLIDFSANPFDGCETIDLMVVAGGDGTVNYVVNAMKRKGLDIPVGVIPAGTANDFAGALGMSREPLEAARQIASGSIDRVDAGCVNGLWFVNIFSFGLFTTTSQRTPDARKHKIGKLAYIIEGAKEIRSMHAVPLEIEADGERFDLRSLMVLIFNGETAGGFRLARRSSIKDGLFDCILLEKKNFFRSTLAMCRYLAGGNPKIVRHLRARTIDIRSTIDEPTDVDGQKGAGFPLHIECIAGGLRIMCAKQQ is encoded by the coding sequence ATGAAACAAGCTGTATTTCTCTACAACACGCAGTCGGGCAAAGGGAAGATCGCCCGCAACGTCGAGGGCATCTGCACGGTGTTCCGGGCCTACGGATACGAGATCGAACCCCGGCTGATCGACTTTTCGGCCAATCCCTTCGACGGCTGCGAGACGATCGACCTGATGGTCGTGGCGGGCGGCGACGGCACGGTCAACTACGTGGTCAACGCCATGAAGCGCAAGGGGCTGGACATTCCCGTCGGGGTGATCCCCGCGGGCACGGCCAACGATTTCGCCGGGGCGCTGGGCATGTCGCGCGAACCGCTCGAAGCGGCGCGGCAGATCGCTTCGGGAAGCATCGACCGGGTCGATGCGGGGTGTGTGAACGGGCTTTGGTTCGTCAATATCTTCTCGTTCGGCCTCTTCACGACCACCTCGCAGCGCACGCCCGACGCGCGCAAACACAAGATAGGCAAACTGGCTTACATCATCGAGGGGGCCAAGGAGATCCGTTCGATGCACGCCGTGCCGCTGGAGATCGAGGCCGATGGCGAACGCTTCGACCTGCGGTCGCTGATGGTGCTGATTTTCAACGGCGAGACCGCGGGCGGCTTCCGCCTGGCGCGCCGTTCGTCGATCAAGGACGGACTTTTCGACTGCATCCTGCTGGAAAAGAAGAACTTCTTCCGCTCGACGCTGGCCATGTGCCGTTATCTGGCGGGCGGAAACCCGAAGATCGTCCGCCATCTGCGGGCCCGGACGATCGACATCCGTTCGACGATCGACGAGCCGACGGATGTCGATGGGCAGAAGGGTGCCGGATTTCCGCTGCACATCGAGTGCATCGCCGGAGGTCTGCGCATCATGTGCGCAAAACAGCAATAA
- a CDS encoding AraC family transcriptional regulator — MADIGKTTRGGGRENLRKVSISRLKKEMSDVFYLSDDLVISALTADKNTTADYPTSIDGFTAIIMMAGEATVSIDMQNYNVKPNTIVFFNPDSIIRTVKCSSNAAAYLLAFSKSFVNEIQIDLSTSLPVYMRFGKAPVLEVTPQDVDEIRQLFQLIKTMLRSDKERYRHEIIRTLFTTAFYIITEINQREQPGEIKQGRCEVLFDEFMSLLQQYNKRERNVSFYAKQLNITPKYLSSVVKEVSGKTAARWIDESVILEAKALLKYSGMSIQEIAYHLNFSTQSFFGKYFKQHTGTSPSRYKRKG, encoded by the coding sequence ATGGCGGATATTGGCAAAACGACACGCGGCGGCGGGCGTGAAAACCTGCGGAAAGTCTCCATCTCCCGGCTCAAAAAGGAGATGAGCGATGTCTTTTACCTTTCGGACGATCTGGTCATCTCCGCACTCACGGCCGACAAGAACACCACGGCCGACTATCCGACCTCGATCGACGGTTTCACGGCCATCATCATGATGGCGGGCGAGGCCACGGTGTCGATCGACATGCAAAACTACAACGTCAAGCCCAACACCATCGTCTTTTTCAACCCCGATTCGATCATCCGCACGGTCAAATGTTCGTCGAACGCTGCGGCTTACCTGCTGGCTTTCTCGAAGTCGTTCGTCAACGAGATCCAGATCGACCTTTCGACCTCGCTGCCGGTCTATATGCGTTTCGGCAAGGCTCCGGTGCTGGAGGTGACGCCGCAGGACGTGGATGAAATCCGCCAGCTGTTCCAGCTCATCAAGACCATGCTCCGCAGCGACAAGGAGCGCTACCGCCACGAGATCATCCGCACGCTTTTCACCACGGCGTTCTATATCATCACCGAGATCAACCAGCGCGAGCAGCCCGGCGAGATCAAACAGGGCCGCTGCGAGGTGCTGTTCGACGAGTTCATGTCGCTTCTCCAGCAGTACAACAAACGTGAGCGCAACGTGAGCTTCTACGCCAAGCAGCTCAATATCACGCCCAAATACCTCTCTTCGGTGGTGAAGGAGGTGAGCGGCAAGACCGCCGCGCGGTGGATCGACGAATCGGTGATCCTCGAAGCTAAGGCCCTGCTCAAATACTCGGGCATGAGCATTCAGGAGATCGCCTACCACCTGAATTTCTCGACCCAGTCCTTCTTCGGCAAATATTTCAAACAGCATACGGGCACTTCGCCCTCGCGTTACAAACGCAAAGGCTGA
- the bla gene encoding class A beta-lactamase, subclass A2 yields the protein MKRLFLLCCCLAAAVPFSARGESLERALRAVTDSVRATVGVAVVFGDGDTLAVNGGRCYPMLSVCKFHQALAVLDCLDRRGLPLTTRIPVRRSDLLSGTWSPLREACPGGGRFTVAELLTYSVAQSDNNVCDVLFRFLGGTEAVDRYIAGLGIGETVIVADEEMMHRHTDNQYLNRTTPLAAVRLLERFRRGELLSAAYGDFLLETMFATETGPDKLRGLLPADVAVAHKTGSSDRDGRGVKIADNDIGIVRLPDGRSYSIAVFVMDSREDDRTNAAVIARISRLVYDYAARR from the coding sequence ATGAAACGGCTGTTTCTGCTCTGCTGCTGCCTCGCGGCGGCCGTGCCGTTTTCGGCCCGCGGCGAATCCCTCGAACGGGCCCTCCGCGCTGTGACCGACTCGGTGCGGGCGACGGTGGGCGTCGCTGTGGTGTTCGGCGACGGCGATACGCTCGCGGTGAACGGCGGACGCTGCTATCCCATGTTGAGCGTCTGCAAGTTCCATCAGGCGCTGGCCGTGCTCGACTGCCTCGACCGCCGCGGCCTTCCCCTCACGACACGCATTCCGGTCCGCCGTTCCGATCTGCTTTCCGGTACGTGGTCGCCGTTGCGCGAAGCCTGCCCCGGGGGCGGCCGGTTCACCGTGGCGGAACTGCTGACGTACAGCGTCGCGCAGAGCGACAACAACGTCTGCGACGTGCTGTTCCGCTTTCTGGGCGGGACGGAGGCCGTGGACCGCTACATCGCCGGACTGGGCATCGGCGAAACCGTGATCGTCGCCGACGAGGAGATGATGCACCGCCATACGGACAACCAGTATCTCAACCGGACTACGCCGCTGGCCGCCGTGCGGCTGCTCGAACGCTTCCGCCGCGGGGAGCTTCTCTCCGCCGCATACGGGGATTTCCTGCTCGAAACGATGTTCGCCACGGAGACCGGGCCCGACAAACTCCGGGGGCTGCTGCCTGCGGATGTCGCCGTGGCGCACAAGACCGGCAGTTCGGACCGCGACGGGCGCGGGGTGAAGATCGCCGACAACGACATCGGCATCGTCCGCCTGCCCGACGGGCGCAGCTATTCGATCGCGGTTTTCGTCATGGATTCCCGCGAGGACGACCGGACCAACGCCGCCGTCATCGCCCGCATTTCGCGGCTCGTCTACGATTACGCCGCCCGGCGATAA
- a CDS encoding DJ-1/PfpI family protein: MAKRAAVVAVNPVNGMGLFQYLETFFENKIPCTVFAVAESREIRTNSGIGLTADDVIANLKGHEAEYDALVFACGDAVPVFAQHAGEPWNKDLMEVLKTFGETGKPMIGHCAAGMMFGFAGVAAGRRVAVHPLAKAAVTGPVATDAPFEIDGNFFTAQEEHAIPAMIRQVVEALK; encoded by the coding sequence ATGGCAAAAAGAGCAGCTGTCGTGGCCGTGAATCCCGTGAACGGGATGGGCCTGTTCCAGTATCTGGAGACGTTTTTCGAGAACAAGATTCCCTGCACCGTGTTCGCCGTGGCCGAGAGCCGCGAGATCCGCACCAACTCGGGCATCGGCCTGACGGCGGACGACGTGATCGCCAACCTCAAAGGCCACGAAGCCGAGTACGACGCCCTGGTGTTCGCCTGCGGCGACGCCGTGCCGGTCTTCGCACAGCATGCCGGCGAGCCCTGGAACAAAGACCTGATGGAGGTGCTGAAAACCTTCGGGGAGACGGGCAAACCGATGATCGGCCACTGCGCCGCGGGGATGATGTTCGGATTCGCGGGCGTCGCCGCCGGACGGCGTGTCGCCGTGCATCCGCTGGCCAAGGCCGCCGTGACGGGACCCGTGGCGACGGACGCCCCGTTCGAAATCGACGGCAATTTCTTCACCGCGCAGGAGGAACACGCCATCCCGGCGATGATCCGGCAAGTGGTCGAGGCGCTGAAATAG
- a CDS encoding winged helix-turn-helix transcriptional regulator, with protein sequence METEKSFRNFTPTGRCPVRDVLSRLGDKWSMLVLLTLHANGVMRFSEIHRTLGDISHRMLTVTLRTLETDGMIRRKVYAEVPPRVEYDLTERGGSLLPHIFGLVEWAQDNMEAILGARRKS encoded by the coding sequence ATGGAAACGGAAAAAAGTTTTCGGAATTTTACGCCCACGGGCCGTTGTCCCGTCCGGGATGTCCTGAGCCGGCTGGGGGACAAGTGGTCGATGCTGGTGCTGCTGACGCTGCACGCCAACGGCGTGATGCGTTTCAGCGAGATCCACCGCACGCTGGGCGACATTTCGCACCGCATGCTGACCGTCACCCTGCGGACGCTCGAAACCGACGGGATGATCCGCCGCAAAGTCTACGCCGAGGTGCCTCCGCGGGTGGAGTATGACCTTACGGAGCGCGGCGGGAGCCTGCTTCCGCATATTTTCGGACTGGTGGAGTGGGCGCAGGACAATATGGAGGCCATTCTCGGCGCCCGCCGGAAATCCTGA
- a CDS encoding glycoside hydrolase family 57 protein encodes MKTVCIYFQVHQPWRLKKYRFFNMGKDHNYLDDLLNRSIMQKVARQCYLPMNALLLKLIKENKGRFRCSFSITGIAVEQFRAFAPEVLDSFKELAATGCVEFLAETYSHSLASLASKEDFREQVKLHTALIKKEFGVKPTAFRNTELIYSDEIGEMVAGMGFRTMLAEGAKHVLGWKSPNYVYANAIDQKLRLLLRNYKLSDDIAFRFSNKSWDQWPLTVDKYVQWLSSDETPGEVVNLFMDYETFGEHQTADTGIFEFMRALPKAVLAKKNGLEFATVTEAAKKYQPVAVLHCPHVMSWADEERDVTAWLGNELQNEAFSKLYALKEKVTTLKNPDFDYVWSFMQTSDHFYYMATKWLSDGDVHSYFNPYDSAYDAFINYMNVLSDFSIELDKAIEAKTAKKRA; translated from the coding sequence ATGAAAACCGTTTGCATCTATTTTCAGGTACACCAGCCCTGGCGTCTGAAGAAATACCGTTTCTTCAACATGGGCAAAGACCATAACTATCTGGATGACCTCCTGAACCGCTCGATCATGCAGAAGGTGGCCCGCCAGTGCTACCTGCCGATGAACGCCCTGCTGCTGAAACTCATCAAAGAGAACAAGGGCAGGTTCCGCTGCTCGTTCTCGATCACGGGCATCGCCGTCGAGCAGTTCCGTGCGTTCGCCCCCGAAGTCCTCGACTCGTTCAAGGAGCTGGCGGCGACGGGATGCGTGGAGTTCCTGGCCGAAACCTATTCGCACTCGCTGGCCTCGCTGGCTTCGAAAGAGGATTTCCGGGAGCAGGTCAAACTGCACACCGCCCTCATCAAGAAGGAGTTCGGGGTGAAGCCCACGGCGTTCCGCAACACGGAGCTGATCTATTCGGACGAGATCGGCGAGATGGTGGCCGGCATGGGCTTCCGCACGATGCTGGCCGAGGGCGCCAAGCACGTGCTGGGCTGGAAGTCGCCCAACTACGTCTATGCCAACGCCATCGACCAGAAGCTGCGCCTGCTGCTGCGCAACTACAAGCTCTCGGACGACATCGCGTTCCGCTTCTCGAACAAGAGCTGGGACCAGTGGCCGCTGACGGTGGACAAATACGTGCAATGGCTCTCTTCGGACGAGACGCCGGGCGAGGTGGTGAACCTGTTCATGGACTACGAGACCTTCGGCGAACACCAGACCGCCGACACGGGCATCTTCGAATTCATGCGCGCGCTTCCCAAAGCGGTCTTGGCCAAGAAAAACGGACTGGAATTCGCCACGGTGACCGAAGCGGCGAAGAAATACCAGCCGGTGGCCGTGCTCCACTGCCCGCACGTGATGTCGTGGGCCGACGAGGAGCGCGACGTGACGGCATGGCTGGGCAACGAGTTGCAGAACGAGGCGTTCTCGAAGCTCTACGCCCTGAAAGAGAAGGTCACGACACTGAAAAACCCCGATTTCGACTACGTGTGGAGTTTCATGCAGACCTCCGACCACTTCTACTACATGGCTACCAAGTGGCTGTCGGACGGCGACGTGCACTCCTATTTCAATCCCTACGACTCGGCCTACGACGCCTTCATCAACTACATGAACGTCCTCTCGGATTTCAGCATCGAGCTGGACAAGGCCATCGAGGCCAAGACGGCGAAGAAGCGCGCCTGA